A DNA window from Phragmites australis chromosome 11, lpPhrAust1.1, whole genome shotgun sequence contains the following coding sequences:
- the LOC133883841 gene encoding inactive receptor-like serine/threonine-protein kinase At2g40270: MEKLRRPGVVVVPLVLLSLLTDHGSCYHAKAEQGTMNREEDMRSGSAARIIHGDHTRKFLQEQNKYWSGHFGNKAGWPGFTNYPEGNSFPPPSTLTPNQQTPYPQWPQWPWTPKLTPPMSFPPLHAPAPSPVGTKPLPLPRHARNPAHGIALPPQPGAVPANVGSSPVVAGVAPEARHSGISRPIYAIAAAGASLVAAVSMALFVLCYRFNKVVTVRPWSTGLSGQLQKAFVTGVPSLKRSELELACEDFSNVIGSLSDYMVYKGTLSTGVEIAVVSTTKNSAKEWSKHCETRFRKKITSLSRVNHKNFVNLLGYCQEEQPFTRMMVFEYAPNGSLFEHLHVREDGHLDWPTRLRVAVGVAYCLEHMHQLSPPEILRTLDTSTICLTDDFAAKISDVFFCDEPREEQAGIASLYPTLSDKESVVYSYGMVLLETMTGRFTASEGGLLESWAASYLRGERQLRDVMDPSLRRSFHAATVDRLDGVIRGCTDREPRRRLTMTEVTRQLREITAMPPDAATPKVSPLWWAELEIISTEVN, encoded by the exons ATGGAGAAGCTGCGGCGGCCCGGGGTGGTGGTTGTGCCGCTGGTTCTGCTCTCCTTGCTCACTGACCATGGCAGCTGCTACCATGCCAAAGCCGAACAAG GAACTATGAACCGGGAGGAAGATATGCGCTCCGGCTCCGCAGCTCG GATTATCCATGGTGACCATACCAGGAAATTTCTACAAGAGCAGAACAAATACTGGTCCGGGCATTTCGGCAACAAAGCAGGATGGCCAGGCTTCACCAACTATCCTGAGGGGAATTCCTTTCCTCCGCCGTCGACGTTGACGCCGAACCAGCAGACGCCGTATCCACAGTGGCCACAGTGGCCATGGACACCGAAGCTTACGCCGCCGATGAGctttcctccattgcatgctcCTGCACCTTCACCAGTGGGCACAAAGCCTCTGCCGCTGCCTCGGCATGCTAGAAATCCTGCACACGGCATTGCATTGCCCCCACAGCCTGGGGCGGTACCAGCCAACGTCGGTAGTAGTCCGGTGGTGGCCGGTGTTGCGCCTGAAGCGAGGCACTCTGGTATTTCCAGGCCTATCTATGCCATTGCTGCGGCAGGGGCCTCCCTTGTTGCGGCCGTGTCGATGGCGCTGTTCGTCCTGTGCTACCGGTTCAACAAGGTGGTCACCGTCAGGCCGTGGTCCACCGGCCTTAGCGGGCAGCTGCAGAAAGCATTTGTCACAG GTGTGCCCTCGCTGAAGAGATCGGAGCTTGAGCTCGCCTGCGAGGATTTCAGCAACGTCATCGGCTCCTTGTCGGATTACATGGTGTACAAGGGGACACTGTCAACCGGCGTCGAGATCGCGGTGGTGTCGACGACGAAGAACTCTGCGAAAGAATGGTCCAAGCACTGCGAAACACGGTTCAGGAAGAAG ATAACGAGCTTGTCCCGAGTTAACCACAAGAATTTTGTGAACCTGCTGGGCTACTGCCAGGAAGAGCAACCGTTCACAAGGATGATGGTGTTCGAGTACGCTCCAAACGGCTCTCTCTTTGAGCATCTCCACG TCAGAGAAGACGGTCACCTGGACTGGCCGACGCGCCTGCGGGTGGCGGTCGGAGTCGCCTACTGCCTGGAGCACATGCACCAGCTGAGCCCCCCGGAGATCCTGAGGACGCTGGACACATCGACGATCTGCCTGACCGACGACTTCGCGGCCAAGATCTCCGACGTCTTCTTCTGCGACGAgccccgggaggagcaggccgggATCGCGAGCCTGTACCCGACGCTGTCGGACAAGGAGAGCGTCGTGTACAGCTATGGAATGGTGCTGCTGGAGACCATGACCGGCCGGTTCACGGCGTCGGAGGGAGGCCTCCTGGAGAGCTGGGCGGCGAGCTACCTGAGAGGGGAGAGGCAGCTCAGGGACGTGATGGACCCCAGCCTGAGGAGGTCCTTCCATGCCGCCACCGTGGACAGGCTGGACGGTGTCATCAGGGGCTGCACCGACCGGGAGCCGAGGCGGCGGCTGACGATGACGGAGGTCACGAGGCAGCTGAGGGAGATCACTGCCATGCCGCCAGACGCGGCCACCCCCAAGGTGTCGCCGCTGTGGTGGGCGGAGCTTGAGATCATCTCCACAGAGGTCAACTGA